A portion of the Homo sapiens chromosome 16, GRCh38.p14 Primary Assembly genome contains these proteins:
- the RANBP10 gene encoding ran-binding protein 10 isoform 4 (isoform 4 is encoded by transcript variant 4), producing MREWRAKVQGTVHCFPISARLGEWQAVLQNMVSSYLVHHGYCATATAFARMTETPIQEEQASIKNRQKIQKLVLEGRVGEAIETTQRFYPGLLEHNPNLLFMLKCRQFVEMVNGTDSEVRSLSSRSPKSQDSYPGSPSLSPRHGPSSSHMHNTGADSPSCSNGVASTKSKQNHSKYPAPSSSSSSSSSSSSSSPSSVNYSESNSTDSTKSQHHSSTSNQETSDSEMEMEAEHYPNGVLGSMSTRIVNGAYKHEDLQTDESSMDDRHPRRQLCGGNQAATERIILFGRELQALSEQLGREYGKNLAHTEMLQDAFSLLAYSDPWSCPVGQQLDPIQREPVCAALNSAILESQNLPKQPPLMLALGQASECLRLMARAGLGSCSFARVDDYLH from the exons ATGCGGGAGTGGCGTGCCAAGGTCCAGGGCACGGTCCACTGCTTCCCCATCAGTGCCCGGCTTGGCGAGTGGCAGGCAGTGCTGCAGAA CATGGTTTCATCTTACCTCGTGCATCATGGGTATTGTGCCACAGCCACGGCTTTTGCTCGAATGACTGAAACCCCGATTCAGGAAGAACAGGCGTCCATAAAGAACAGACAAA AGATCCAGAAGCTGGTGCTGGAGGGCCGTGTGGGCGAGGCCATCGAGACCACCCAGCGCTTCTACCCAGGGCTGCTGGAGCACAACCCCAACCTCCTCTTCATGCTCAA GTGCCGGCAGTTTGTGGAGATGGTGAATGGGACGGACAGTGAGGTCCGAAGTTTGAGCTCCCGAAGCCCCAAGTCCCAGGACAGCTACCCTGGCTCCCCCAGCCTCAGTCCCCGACATGGCCCCAGTAGTTCCCACATGCACAACACAG GAGCAGACAGTCCCAGCTGTAGCAATGGCGTCGCGTCCACCAAGAGCAAACAGAACCACAGTAAATACCCTGCACCCAGCTCCTCatcctcgtcctcctcctcctcctcgtcctcttCCCCATCCTCCGTCAATTACTCCGAGTCCAACTCAACAGACTCCACCAAGTCCCAGCACCACAGCAGTACCAGTAACCAGGAGACCAG CGACAgtgagatggagatggaggcagagcaCTACCCCAACGGTGTGCTAGGAAGCATGTCCACACGCATTGTTAATGGTGCCTACAAGCATGAGGACCTGCAGACGGATGAGTCCAGCATGG ATGACAGGCATCCTCGGCGGCAGCTCTGCGGGGGCAACCAGGCTGCCACAGAAAGGATCATTCTGTTTGGCCGCGAGTTGCAGGCATTGAGTGAGCAGTTGGGCCGGGAGTACGGCAAGAATTTGGCCCACACAGAGATGCTGCAG GATGCCTTCAGCCTGCTGGCATACTCAGACCCCTGGAGCTGCCCAGTTGGCCAGCAGCTTGACCCCATCCAGAGGGAACCTGTGTGTGCTGCCCTCAACAGCGCCATTTTAG AGTCCCAGAACCTGCCAAAGCAGCCCCCTCTGATGCTCGCCCTGGGCCAGGCATCTGAGTGTCTCCGGCTCATGGCCCGAGCAGGCCTGGGTTCTTGCTCCTTTGCCAGAGTTGATGACTACTTGCACTAG
- the RANBP10 gene encoding ran-binding protein 10 isoform X3, translating to MPCGLFLCGPFFYHREYPWCCDSGLRPPHRAQHPTESHSSIAVVEGREFSLGPAELAPWLINSQTVLEASVAELPREASFGFLFHLPSASLSEAVTSIHSARSMVSSYLVHHGYCATATAFARMTETPIQEEQASIKNRQKIQKLVLEGRVGEAIETTQRFYPGLLEHNPNLLFMLKCRQFVEMVNGTDSEVRSLSSRSPKSQDSYPGSPSLSPRHGPSSSHMHNTGADSPSCSNGVASTKSKQNHSKYPAPSSSSSSSSSSSSSSPSSVNYSESNSTDSTKSQHHSSTSNQETSDSEMEMEAEHYPNGVLGSMSTRIVNGAYKHEDLQTDESSMDDRHPRRQLCGGNQAATERIILFGRELQALSEQLGREYGKNLAHTEMLQDAFSLLAYSDPWSCPVGQQLDPIQREPVCAALNSAILESQNLPKQPPLMLALGQASECLRLMARAGLGSCSFARVDDYLH from the exons ATGCCCTGTGGTCTCTTCCTCTGTGGAccctttttctaccatagggagTATCCATGGTGCTGTGACTCTGGCCTGAGGCCACCTCACAGGGCCCAGCATCCAACTGAGTCTCATTCGTCTATAGCGGTGGTGGAGGGAAGGGAGTTCTCCCTAGGACCAGCTGAGCTAGCTCCTTGGCTGATTAATTCCCAGACTGTCCTGGAAGCCAGTGTCGCTGAACTCCCAAGGGAGGCCAGCTTTGGGTTTCTCTTCCACTTGCCATCTGCAAGCCTGAGTGAGGCAGTGACCAGTATCCACTCTGCCAGGAG CATGGTTTCATCTTACCTCGTGCATCATGGGTATTGTGCCACAGCCACGGCTTTTGCTCGAATGACTGAAACCCCGATTCAGGAAGAACAGGCGTCCATAAAGAACAGACAAA AGATCCAGAAGCTGGTGCTGGAGGGCCGTGTGGGCGAGGCCATCGAGACCACCCAGCGCTTCTACCCAGGGCTGCTGGAGCACAACCCCAACCTCCTCTTCATGCTCAA GTGCCGGCAGTTTGTGGAGATGGTGAATGGGACGGACAGTGAGGTCCGAAGTTTGAGCTCCCGAAGCCCCAAGTCCCAGGACAGCTACCCTGGCTCCCCCAGCCTCAGTCCCCGACATGGCCCCAGTAGTTCCCACATGCACAACACAG GAGCAGACAGTCCCAGCTGTAGCAATGGCGTCGCGTCCACCAAGAGCAAACAGAACCACAGTAAATACCCTGCACCCAGCTCCTCatcctcgtcctcctcctcctcctcgtcctcttCCCCATCCTCCGTCAATTACTCCGAGTCCAACTCAACAGACTCCACCAAGTCCCAGCACCACAGCAGTACCAGTAACCAGGAGACCAG CGACAgtgagatggagatggaggcagagcaCTACCCCAACGGTGTGCTAGGAAGCATGTCCACACGCATTGTTAATGGTGCCTACAAGCATGAGGACCTGCAGACGGATGAGTCCAGCATGG ATGACAGGCATCCTCGGCGGCAGCTCTGCGGGGGCAACCAGGCTGCCACAGAAAGGATCATTCTGTTTGGCCGCGAGTTGCAGGCATTGAGTGAGCAGTTGGGCCGGGAGTACGGCAAGAATTTGGCCCACACAGAGATGCTGCAG GATGCCTTCAGCCTGCTGGCATACTCAGACCCCTGGAGCTGCCCAGTTGGCCAGCAGCTTGACCCCATCCAGAGGGAACCTGTGTGTGCTGCCCTCAACAGCGCCATTTTAG AGTCCCAGAACCTGCCAAAGCAGCCCCCTCTGATGCTCGCCCTGGGCCAGGCATCTGAGTGTCTCCGGCTCATGGCCCGAGCAGGCCTGGGTTCTTGCTCCTTTGCCAGAGTTGATGACTACTTGCACTAG
- the RANBP10 gene encoding ran-binding protein 10 isoform X2: MPCGLFLCGPFFYHREYPWCCDSGLRPPHRAQHPTESHSSIAVVEGREFSLGPAELAPWLINSQTVLEASVAELPREASFGFLFHLPSASLSEAVTSIHSARSMVSSYLVHHGYCATATAFARMTETPIQEEQASIKNRQKIQKLVLEGRVGEAIETTQRFYPGLLEHNPNLLFMLKCRQFVEMVNGTDSEVRSLSSRSPKSQDSYPGSPSLSPRHGPSSSHMHNTGADSPSCSNGVASTKSKQNHSKYPAPSSSSSSSSSSSSSSPSSVNYSESNSTDSTKSQHHSSTSNQETSNPWLQLERRPNQAAPTTPPGPTPTSTPPHSDSEMEMEAEHYPNGVLGSMSTRIVNGAYKHEDLQTDESSMDDRHPRRQLCGGNQAATERIILFGRELQALSEQLGREYGKNLAHTEMLQDAFSLLAYSDPWSCPVGQQLDPIQREPVCAALNSAILESQNLPKQPPLMLALGQASECLRLMARAGLGSCSFARVDDYLH; the protein is encoded by the exons ATGCCCTGTGGTCTCTTCCTCTGTGGAccctttttctaccatagggagTATCCATGGTGCTGTGACTCTGGCCTGAGGCCACCTCACAGGGCCCAGCATCCAACTGAGTCTCATTCGTCTATAGCGGTGGTGGAGGGAAGGGAGTTCTCCCTAGGACCAGCTGAGCTAGCTCCTTGGCTGATTAATTCCCAGACTGTCCTGGAAGCCAGTGTCGCTGAACTCCCAAGGGAGGCCAGCTTTGGGTTTCTCTTCCACTTGCCATCTGCAAGCCTGAGTGAGGCAGTGACCAGTATCCACTCTGCCAGGAG CATGGTTTCATCTTACCTCGTGCATCATGGGTATTGTGCCACAGCCACGGCTTTTGCTCGAATGACTGAAACCCCGATTCAGGAAGAACAGGCGTCCATAAAGAACAGACAAA AGATCCAGAAGCTGGTGCTGGAGGGCCGTGTGGGCGAGGCCATCGAGACCACCCAGCGCTTCTACCCAGGGCTGCTGGAGCACAACCCCAACCTCCTCTTCATGCTCAA GTGCCGGCAGTTTGTGGAGATGGTGAATGGGACGGACAGTGAGGTCCGAAGTTTGAGCTCCCGAAGCCCCAAGTCCCAGGACAGCTACCCTGGCTCCCCCAGCCTCAGTCCCCGACATGGCCCCAGTAGTTCCCACATGCACAACACAG GAGCAGACAGTCCCAGCTGTAGCAATGGCGTCGCGTCCACCAAGAGCAAACAGAACCACAGTAAATACCCTGCACCCAGCTCCTCatcctcgtcctcctcctcctcctcgtcctcttCCCCATCCTCCGTCAATTACTCCGAGTCCAACTCAACAGACTCCACCAAGTCCCAGCACCACAGCAGTACCAGTAACCAGGAGACCAG CAACCCATGGCTACAGCTTGAAAGGAGGCCCAACCAGGCTGCTCCAACCACACCCCCTGGGCCAACTCCCACCTCAACCCCTCCCCACAGCGACAgtgagatggagatggaggcagagcaCTACCCCAACGGTGTGCTAGGAAGCATGTCCACACGCATTGTTAATGGTGCCTACAAGCATGAGGACCTGCAGACGGATGAGTCCAGCATGG ATGACAGGCATCCTCGGCGGCAGCTCTGCGGGGGCAACCAGGCTGCCACAGAAAGGATCATTCTGTTTGGCCGCGAGTTGCAGGCATTGAGTGAGCAGTTGGGCCGGGAGTACGGCAAGAATTTGGCCCACACAGAGATGCTGCAG GATGCCTTCAGCCTGCTGGCATACTCAGACCCCTGGAGCTGCCCAGTTGGCCAGCAGCTTGACCCCATCCAGAGGGAACCTGTGTGTGCTGCCCTCAACAGCGCCATTTTAG AGTCCCAGAACCTGCCAAAGCAGCCCCCTCTGATGCTCGCCCTGGGCCAGGCATCTGAGTGTCTCCGGCTCATGGCCCGAGCAGGCCTGGGTTCTTGCTCCTTTGCCAGAGTTGATGACTACTTGCACTAG
- the RANBP10 gene encoding ran-binding protein 10 isoform X4 — translation MREWRAKVQGTVHCFPISARLGEWQAVLQNMVSSYLVHHGYCATATAFARMTETPIQEEQASIKNRQKIQKLVLEGRVGEAIETTQRFYPGLLEHNPNLLFMLKCRQFVEMVNGTDSEVRSLSSRSPKSQDSYPGSPSLSPRHGPSSSHMHNTGADSPSCSNGVASTKSKQNHSKYPAPSSSSSSSSSSSSSSPSSVNYSESNSTDSTKSQHHSSTSNQETSNPWLQLERRPNQAAPTTPPGPTPTSTPPHSDSEMEMEAEHYPNGVLGSMSTRIVNGAYKHEDLQTDESSMDDRHPRRQLCGGNQAATERIILFGRELQALSEQLGREYGKNLAHTEMLQDAFSLLAYSDPWSCPVGQQLDPIQREPVCAALNSAILESQNLPKQPPLMLALGQASECLRLMARAGLGSCSFARVDDYLH, via the exons ATGCGGGAGTGGCGTGCCAAGGTCCAGGGCACGGTCCACTGCTTCCCCATCAGTGCCCGGCTTGGCGAGTGGCAGGCAGTGCTGCAGAA CATGGTTTCATCTTACCTCGTGCATCATGGGTATTGTGCCACAGCCACGGCTTTTGCTCGAATGACTGAAACCCCGATTCAGGAAGAACAGGCGTCCATAAAGAACAGACAAA AGATCCAGAAGCTGGTGCTGGAGGGCCGTGTGGGCGAGGCCATCGAGACCACCCAGCGCTTCTACCCAGGGCTGCTGGAGCACAACCCCAACCTCCTCTTCATGCTCAA GTGCCGGCAGTTTGTGGAGATGGTGAATGGGACGGACAGTGAGGTCCGAAGTTTGAGCTCCCGAAGCCCCAAGTCCCAGGACAGCTACCCTGGCTCCCCCAGCCTCAGTCCCCGACATGGCCCCAGTAGTTCCCACATGCACAACACAG GAGCAGACAGTCCCAGCTGTAGCAATGGCGTCGCGTCCACCAAGAGCAAACAGAACCACAGTAAATACCCTGCACCCAGCTCCTCatcctcgtcctcctcctcctcctcgtcctcttCCCCATCCTCCGTCAATTACTCCGAGTCCAACTCAACAGACTCCACCAAGTCCCAGCACCACAGCAGTACCAGTAACCAGGAGACCAG CAACCCATGGCTACAGCTTGAAAGGAGGCCCAACCAGGCTGCTCCAACCACACCCCCTGGGCCAACTCCCACCTCAACCCCTCCCCACAGCGACAgtgagatggagatggaggcagagcaCTACCCCAACGGTGTGCTAGGAAGCATGTCCACACGCATTGTTAATGGTGCCTACAAGCATGAGGACCTGCAGACGGATGAGTCCAGCATGG ATGACAGGCATCCTCGGCGGCAGCTCTGCGGGGGCAACCAGGCTGCCACAGAAAGGATCATTCTGTTTGGCCGCGAGTTGCAGGCATTGAGTGAGCAGTTGGGCCGGGAGTACGGCAAGAATTTGGCCCACACAGAGATGCTGCAG GATGCCTTCAGCCTGCTGGCATACTCAGACCCCTGGAGCTGCCCAGTTGGCCAGCAGCTTGACCCCATCCAGAGGGAACCTGTGTGTGCTGCCCTCAACAGCGCCATTTTAG AGTCCCAGAACCTGCCAAAGCAGCCCCCTCTGATGCTCGCCCTGGGCCAGGCATCTGAGTGTCTCCGGCTCATGGCCCGAGCAGGCCTGGGTTCTTGCTCCTTTGCCAGAGTTGATGACTACTTGCACTAG